A window of Fibrobacter sp. genomic DNA:
GACTTTCGGGCGAGGTGCGCAGTGTCGCGCTCCTGGACCAGCGGCTCAAGGAGGCGCGCCGCCTCGGCATGGTGGAGGCCGTGGTACCGGCAAACGGCAAACTGCCCGAATCGCTCGAAGGCATGAAGGTCGTGCGCGTCCATAGCCTGTCCGAGGCAATCTCCTGGCTCATGGACAAGAAGTAAGGCGAAACCGCATGCGAAAAAAACGCCCCGCTTTACTGCGGGGCGTTCGAAAAAAATCCGTTAGAGGTTCCGATTACTCGTCGTCTTCGTCGACGTGTTTTTTCTTCTTTTTCTTCTTCTTCTTCGGCATGGCGTCGTCAGCAACAGAGGAGTCGCTCCTCTTGTGGTTGCTCTGGACAACGATGTCGGCGGCCTTTTCGCCCGGCTTGGTGAAGCCGTACTGGCGCGGGTCGAAGCCTGCGGGGAACTTGGTGCGGCTGTCATAGACGACCTTCTTCACCGTGCACTTTTCGATCTTCGCGTCGCTCAGGTCGGCACCGGAGAAGTCAACGTTTTCCATCTTGGTGTCGGCGTCGATCTTGACGTTCTTCATCTTGGCGTTGGTGAAGCGGACCTTGACGAGCTTGGCACCGGCGAAGCTTGCGCCGTTCAGCTGCGTGCCGATAAAGTCGGTCTGCTCGATGGTGGAGTTGGCGAGGTTGGCCTTGTCCATGTCAGCACCGTCGAAGATGTTCTTCTTGATGTAGGCGCCATCGAACACTGCCTTGGTGAGGTCGGTGCCGCGGAATTCACACTTGCTCACTTCGGTGTCGAAGAAAGAGGTCTTGGTGAGTTTTGCCTTGTCGAAGTTGCTCTTGGAGACGGAGCCCTTGTCGAATACCACGCCGGTCAGGTCCTGTCCCTGGAACTTCATGTTCTTCACGATGGACTGGGCGAACTTGGCCTTCTGGAGCTGGGTCTTGGAGAGGTCGACGTCGTTGAACTCGGTCAGGGAGAGGTCGGCTTCCTGCAGGTTCACGTTCTGGAATTCAGCGCCGCTGAAGTTGGCCTGGGAAAGACCAGCCTTGGAGAAGTTCACGTTGATGAGGTCGACGCCCTTGAAGTTTGCCGCGATGAGGTTACATGCGGTAAAGTCGGTCTTCACGATGGTGGCCTTCTTGAGGCTTGCGTCAGCCATCAGGGAACGGGAGAGGTTCGCGTTCGTGAGGTTCGTCTTGGAGAGGTCGGCACCGGTAAGGTCGACTTCCATCATGGATGCCTGCGTGAAATCGCTCTTGCTGAAGTCGGTCTGGTCGGAGACCTTCATGGCGTCGAGGCGGGCATTCTTGAAGTTCACGTTCGGGAAGTTGCTGCCGAGGAGCGTTGCACGGTAGAGGTTGGCCTCTTCCATGTTGGCGCCCTTGAAGTTCGAGTTACGGATGTCTGCACCGCTGATGATGACCTTCCTGAGGTCGGCATCCTTGAAGTTTGCTTCGCTAATAACTGCGTTCTGGAAGGAAACGCCTTCGAGCTTTGCACCCCGGAAGTCAGGCTTTTCGCCAGCACTACGCTGGAAGTCGGTAACGCCCTTCTTGGCCCTGGCGTTCGAGAAATCGTATCCGTCGATACGCTTGTCGCGGAAGGACGTGTTGAGGTCCTGGCCTGAATAGTCTTGGGCAAAAACGCCAATTGTCAGCGCACCGATTAGGCAAACACCGAACTTCGAAATCTTCTTCATATTCATAGTAAACTGTTCCTTTTATGGAAAACCAAATAACGGATAGCCTTAAAATAACTAAAAAAATGGAAAAACAATCACTTATTTAAAAAAACTCCATTATTTTTTGCGTAAAAAACTAATTTTGCGCTTACAATGTCCCTTTTTAAGTTTCAATCGTACGATTTGGTCGTCTGCGGGGCCGGTCCTGCTGGCCTTATGGCCGCCTGTACGTTTGCCAGACAGACGGGCGGTGCCAGACGGGTTCTGCTGCTCGACAAGAAGGCTCCCTGGAAAGAACCCATCTTTTGCGCCGAGGCCGTGTCCGAGAACCGGCTGGGCAAACTGTGGCCTATCGACCGGTCCTGGGTGCGTGGTCGAATTTCTGGAATTTACTTTACTTCGCCGAGCCACTACAGGGCCGAGTTCTACAGCAAGAACTGCGGGCTTATCCTGGACCGCTCCGGCTTCCACCATGCGCTTGCCGACGGCTGTGCCGAGGCGGGCGTGGAATGCTGTTTCGATGCTCTGGTGAAGTCGCTTTCCCGCAACGGGGACGGCTCCTGGGATATCTGCGTGAAGGGGCCCGACGGCGCTCCTGTTTCCGTTACTGCGAAGACGGTCATTGATGCGACCGGCCCGGGTGCGCGCATAACCCGCGGTATTGAATGCCTCGAAGGGATTGAATCGGGCGATACTGATCTGGAACCGGCGGTGTTCGCCGTCGCCGAAGGTATCGAGCACAGCGCGGAACATATAGAGCTCTTTTTCGGTAGCGAATTCCAGGACGGCTACGGCTGGATTTTCCCGCGCGACGGCGTGGAAGTGAATATCGGTTTCGTGCTCGGGAAGAGCGCTCTGCCCGGTACGTCGCTGCGTGAAAAATTGAAGTCGTTTATCGCGGAACGTTATCCGCAGGCGAAAATCAAGGCCATCTACGGCGGCATGATTGCCTGTGGGCAATCGCAGCGCCCCATGGCGCTCTGCGGCCTTTTCAAGGCCGGCGATGCCGCCAGTTGCGTGAATCCCATCAGCCGTTCAGGTATTGTAGAATCGATGCTCTGCGGAAAGATAGTTGCGCAGTCCGTCGCGGAGTGGCTTGATGCCGGCACGCCCGATGCGCGCCAGAAGGTCGAACGTGAAGTTCTCGACCACTGGATGAAGGAACTCGGCAATGCTCACCTGCAAATCGCCCGCGCGAAGCCCGGGTTCAACGCCATCAAGGATTCGCAGTTCGACCGCGCCGCGAAGAGCCTCTCGAAGTTGCCGCGCGAAAAGCAGACCCTGTTCCGCATATTCTTCGCGGTACTCTGGGCATGCCCGTCGCTCATTTGGAAAATGCGTTCTTTTTTAAAGTAGGGAATCATGGCTGACTCGATAAAAGAAAGGACAGAAGAAGTTCGTGCGAAGTTCGCGTCGTTTGCCGACCCCGACGACAAGTGGAAGTTCTTGCTCGATCTCGCCCGTGCGCACAAGGGAATGGATGCCTCGCTCAAGGATGCGAAGTTCATCATCCAGGGGTGCGCTTCGACCATGTATTTGGTGCCAAAATTTGACAACGGCGTTCTCCATTTCGAGATGGACGTGGAAGGTGGAACGACGAATCCGCTTATAAGCCGTGGTCTCGGCGCGCTCGCCCTGAAGGTCTACAACGACTTGCCGCCCAGCGAAATCCTTACGCTCGATCCGGTGTTCTTCCAGGATATCGGCCTGAACGTCGGGCTTTCTCCGACGCGCTCGAACGGGTTCGCGAGCCTCGTGAAACAGATTTATTTGTACGCCCGCGTCTATGACGCGATTTCAAAAAAGTAGGGAAGATATGGTTAGTTTCTTGAACGGAAAGAGCCCCTTTGACGAGGCTGAAGAAAAACTCGAAGCGGGAGAGACCATTAACGGTCGCCCGAAAATGTCCACGGGCCCTGTCATGGGTTGGCAGGACGGCGTGTTCCTCCTGGTCATCATCGGCCTCATTGTCGGTGGATACCAGTATTACCAGTACGCGAAGAACAGCAGTGCCGAAACGTTCGCAAGGTGCGACGCCCTCTACGTGGCCGCCGCCAGCGACCCCGCCAAGTTTGTCGAGGTCGAGGCCTGCTACGACAGCACCTGGGATCTCGGTTTCGTAAGCGATTCCATGGAAGTGCTCCGCCAGAACCGCCAGGGCCAAATTGCCGACATGCGCAACGCCCAGAAGGATATCCTCGAAGATGCGAAGATCCTGCTCGAGGATGGCGATACCGCGAAGGCCGCTTCCACGCTGAAGAATTATTCCGGTGCATTCCTGCTTCGTCCTTCCGATGCTGCGGAATGGAAGAAGATTGCTGCGTTCGAAGTGCCCGAAAGCAAGCCGGAAGCCCAGCCTGAAGCTCAGAACGAAGCGCCGGCCAAGTAAGAATCCCCCGACGGCTAAAAAAATATATATTAGGAGCATGTCGAAACTTATTGCTCTCGATGGGAAGACTCCCCGCCTGGGAAGCCGCGTTCTCGTGGCCGAAGGCGCGATCCTTGTTGGTGACGTGGAAGTGGGGGACGATTCCTCCGTGTTCTATAATGCCGTCCTGCGTGGCGACTTGGCCCCGATCCGTATCGGGAGCCGGACCAACATACAGGATAACGTGACCGTCCATGTCTCGACGGATGTCCCGGCGGTTATCGGGAACGAGGTGACTGTCGGGCATAACGCTGTGCTTCACGCCTGTACCATTGACGATAACGTGATGGTGGGAATGGGCGCAATTGTCATGGACGGCGCGCATATCAAGAAAAATTGTATCGTGGGTGCGGGCGCTGTTGTGACTCAGGGAAAGGAATTCCCGGAGAATTCGCTCGTGCTGGGCGCCCCTGCGCATGTGGTACGCGAACTGACGACTGAAGAGATTGAAGGTGTCCGCGGTGGTGTTGAACGCTATGTCGAAATAAAGGACAAGCTCCTGGGGGCATAGCGTGGCGTTCAAGTTCTACTTCTTGATAAATCCGGTCAGCGGTGGCGGAAAGGGAAAGCTCATCAGAGAGTTCCTGCCCGAAATCATGGAATCCATGGATTTTGCTGCCGATGAATGGAAGGTGGAATTTACCCGCTACGAAGACATGAAGGGGCAAATTCTCGAGGCGCTTTCGTGCACGGAAACGCTCATTGCGGTTGGCGGTGACGGGACCGTGTCTTCTGTGCTTTCGACGATGCTTTCCTCCGACTTCTCGAACAAGGTGAAAATAGGACTTATCCCGCTCGGTACGGGTAACGACCTGGCGCGCGTCCTGAACCTTTACAAGGCTTTTGCTGACCAGGGGCTGCTTTTCCTGGTTCGCCGTCTCTTGCGTGCGGATGCGGTTCCCTTCGACATTTGGAAGGTGAACGGCAAGTATGCGCTCGCGAACTATTTCTCGGGCGGTATCGACGCGCGTATCGCGCATGATTTTAACCACGACCGCGCTACCGGCATGATTTCCTCGAATTCGGTCATCATGAACAAGTTGCATTACGTGCGCCGTTTCTTTGCCGACAGGAACTATTGCCTGAAGGGCGGGACGCTGCGTTACGTGGACAAGGA
This region includes:
- a CDS encoding pentapeptide repeat-containing protein; translation: MNMKKISKFGVCLIGALTIGVFAQDYSGQDLNTSFRDKRIDGYDFSNARAKKGVTDFQRSAGEKPDFRGAKLEGVSFQNAVISEANFKDADLRKVIISGADIRNSNFKGANMEEANLYRATLLGSNFPNVNFKNARLDAMKVSDQTDFSKSDFTQASMMEVDLTGADLSKTNLTNANLSRSLMADASLKKATIVKTDFTACNLIAANFKGVDLINVNFSKAGLSQANFSGAEFQNVNLQEADLSLTEFNDVDLSKTQLQKAKFAQSIVKNMKFQGQDLTGVVFDKGSVSKSNFDKAKLTKTSFFDTEVSKCEFRGTDLTKAVFDGAYIKKNIFDGADMDKANLANSTIEQTDFIGTQLNGASFAGAKLVKVRFTNAKMKNVKIDADTKMENVDFSGADLSDAKIEKCTVKKVVYDSRTKFPAGFDPRQYGFTKPGEKAADIVVQSNHKRSDSSVADDAMPKKKKKKKKKHVDEDDE
- a CDS encoding NAD(P)/FAD-dependent oxidoreductase, with the protein product MSLFKFQSYDLVVCGAGPAGLMAACTFARQTGGARRVLLLDKKAPWKEPIFCAEAVSENRLGKLWPIDRSWVRGRISGIYFTSPSHYRAEFYSKNCGLILDRSGFHHALADGCAEAGVECCFDALVKSLSRNGDGSWDICVKGPDGAPVSVTAKTVIDATGPGARITRGIECLEGIESGDTDLEPAVFAVAEGIEHSAEHIELFFGSEFQDGYGWIFPRDGVEVNIGFVLGKSALPGTSLREKLKSFIAERYPQAKIKAIYGGMIACGQSQRPMALCGLFKAGDAASCVNPISRSGIVESMLCGKIVAQSVAEWLDAGTPDARQKVEREVLDHWMKELGNAHLQIARAKPGFNAIKDSQFDRAAKSLSKLPREKQTLFRIFFAVLWACPSLIWKMRSFLK
- a CDS encoding diacylglycerol kinase family protein; the encoded protein is MAFKFYFLINPVSGGGKGKLIREFLPEIMESMDFAADEWKVEFTRYEDMKGQILEALSCTETLIAVGGDGTVSSVLSTMLSSDFSNKVKIGLIPLGTGNDLARVLNLYKAFADQGLLFLVRRLLRADAVPFDIWKVNGKYALANYFSGGIDARIAHDFNHDRATGMISSNSVIMNKLHYVRRFFADRNYCLKGGTLRYVDKDGEKKTVDLKGHRTVIVGNIPSFASGANPFFKSDMADGLLEVVDVPNMLAFLLAIAIGNIPVVGHLYKKYLRKSTKVRSLEFKFVPEEFLQLDGEDVSGKLGDTVSIEFASQVQMLRLGD
- a CDS encoding gamma carbonic anhydrase family protein; this translates as MSKLIALDGKTPRLGSRVLVAEGAILVGDVEVGDDSSVFYNAVLRGDLAPIRIGSRTNIQDNVTVHVSTDVPAVIGNEVTVGHNAVLHACTIDDNVMVGMGAIVMDGAHIKKNCIVGAGAVVTQGKEFPENSLVLGAPAHVVRELTTEEIEGVRGGVERYVEIKDKLLGA
- a CDS encoding SufE family protein gives rise to the protein MADSIKERTEEVRAKFASFADPDDKWKFLLDLARAHKGMDASLKDAKFIIQGCASTMYLVPKFDNGVLHFEMDVEGGTTNPLISRGLGALALKVYNDLPPSEILTLDPVFFQDIGLNVGLSPTRSNGFASLVKQIYLYARVYDAISKK